A single region of the Melopsittacus undulatus isolate bMelUnd1 chromosome 10, bMelUnd1.mat.Z, whole genome shotgun sequence genome encodes:
- the UBE2B gene encoding ubiquitin-conjugating enzyme E2 B — MSTPARRRLMRDFKRLQEDPPVGVSGAPSENNIMQWNAVIFGPEGTPFEDGTFKLVIEFSEEYPNKPPTVRFLSKMFHPNVYADGSICLDILQNRWSPTYDVSSILTSIQSLLDEPNPNSPANSQAAQLYQENKREYEKRVSAIVEQSWNDS; from the exons ATGTCTACCCCGGCGCGGCGCAGGCTGATGCGCGACTTCAAGAG GTTGCAAGAAGACCCTCCTGTGGGTGTCAGTGGTGCACCGTCTGAGAATAACataatgcaatggaatgcagtTATATTTGG GCCAGAAGGGACACCTTTTGAAGATG GTACTTTTAAACTAGTAATAGAATTCTCCGAAGAATATCCCAACAAGCCTCCAACTGTTAGGTTTTTATCAAAAATGTTCCATCCAAATG TGTATGCGGACGGTAGCATATGTTTAGATATTCTTCAGAATCGCTGGAGTCCAACATATGATGTTTCATCTATTTTAACTTCAATTCAG TCTCTGCTTGATGAACCTAACCCCAACAGCCCAGCAAACAGCCAGGCAGCACAGCTCTACCAGGAGAACAAACGTGAATATGAGAAAAGAGTTTCAGCTATCGTGGAACAAAGTTGGAATGATTCGTAA